The following is a genomic window from Nitrospira sp..
ACAAACATGACCGTCTGCCCCCGTTCGCGAAACGCGGCCGCTTCTTCCTCCAATACCTCTAGAGTCCGCCCCACCACACCGCCGCGGTCGCTCAAGAATGCCGCGGTCCCAATCGCCACCGACTGGCCGTCGACGATGCCGGTCACACCCTTTCCGGTAACGGCTAGAAACTCCTTCACTGAAGCCAACGCGATGCCGCGCGCCCTCGCACCGGAGACAATGGCCTCGGCCAACGGATGTTCACTGCCCTGTTCGAGGCTGGCGGCGCAGCGCAACACATCTCGATCGCTATAGGGCGGCACAAACCGGACCGAGGCCAGCACCGGCCTCCCTTCGGTCAATGTGCCGGTCTTGTCGAAGACGATCGTATCCACACGTCCGAGGACTTCCAACGCTTCCGCGTTCTTGACCAACACCCCAGCCGTCGCGCCGCGCCCGGTTCCCACCATAATGGACATCGGTGTCGCCAGACCCAACGCGCAGGGACAGGCGATGATGAGCACCGCCACGGCATTCACCAGCGCATAGGCCAGCTTCGGTTCCGGCCCGAGCCAGATCCAAGCCACGGCGGTCAGCACAGCTGCGCCCACGACGAGCGGAACAAAATAGCCGGCGGCCGCATCGGCCACTCGTTGGATCGGCGCCCGGCTCCGCTGCGCGTCGCTGACCATCTGCACGATGCGCGCGAGCAGCGTATCGCGACCGACCTTCTGCGCCTGCATTACCAAACTGCCGGTCCCATTCATCGTGCCGCCGGTCACCATCGAACCAACGGTCTTCTCCACTGGAATCGATTCGCCGGTCATCATGGATTCATCGACGGCAGAACCGCCATCGACCACCCTGCCATCGACGGGAATACGCTCGCCAGGCCGCACTCGCAACCGGTCGCCGATCTGCACCTGATCGAGGGGAATATCGACTTCCCGGCCATCCCGCACAACCCGCGCCGTCTTCGGAGCCAATCGCAACAGCCCCTTGATGGAAGAAGACGTCTGGCTCCGGGCGCGAAGTTCCAGAATCTGGCCGAGCAGCACCAGCACCGTAATCATCGCAGCCGCTTCAAAGTACACCGCGACGCCGCCGCCATGCTGATGAAAGGACGCCGGCAACCACTCAGGAATGACCGTGCCGACGGTGCTGAATCCATAGGCGGCGCCAGTACCGATGGCGATCAGCGTAAACATGTTGGGCGCCCGATTGACGATCGAAGCCCACCCGCGCTGAAAAAACGGAAACCCACCCCATAGCACGACTGGCGTCGCCAGCAGCCATTGCACCCAATTCAATCGCGCGCCGCCCAGCCACTGATGCAGCGGTTGTCTCGGAATCATATCCGACATGGCAAGGATCATCACCGCCACCGCCGGACCGAGACTCCACCAAAACCGGCGGCTCATATCGTCGAGCTCCGGATTCGGCCCCTCTTCCATCGTCACGATCTTCGGCTCTAGCGCCATCCCGCAAATACGGCATGCGCCTGGCTTCGTCTCAAGGATCTCGGGATCCATCGGACAGATGTATTCGACTGCCGCACCAGCTGGGACCGCAACCTCGCGAGCAGGGCGCTGGTCAGGCGGCAACACGTAGTAGGCGGGATCGTTCTTGAACTTCGTCAGGCAGCTCGTCGCACAGAAATAATAGGTCTTCCTTTCATGGACGTGCGAGCCAGCCGCGGTTTCCGGCTGTACCGTCATGCCACAGACCGGATCGAGCGCACCGCCGGCGGCAGGCACCGCCGGCATCATCATCGGGAGCGGTTTTCGCGCAGTGGAAGAGATTGGCATTGTGAGAAGAGGAGCCTGAACCTTTTGCAAGGCCTTCTCGGGATCGGCACTGAACCGATCCAGACAGGAGGTCGCGCAAAAATAGTACGTCTGCTCCCGGTACTCAAACCGGCCGGCCGCCTTGTTCGGATCGACCGTCATGCCGCAAATTGGATCGATCGCCATCTTCCCTCGAAAAGCACTAAGCCTGAGGTGCTGAGTGCTTGGGGTTCAGGCTCTCCCCACCTCAGCACTCAGGACTTTCGCATTTACTTCTTCTTGTCTGCATCCAGAATGCTATGGATGACCAATTTCAAATTATCCGGATCGATCTGCTCGACTTTGATATTGCCATCGATCAAGACCGTCGGCGTCTGCTGCACCTTGATGCGCTCGCCCCATTTCTTGCTCTCTTCTAACGCCTTGGCTGGCTTGCCGCTCGCCATCCCTTCTTCAAACGCCTTGGGATCGAGGCCAACTTCCTTGATCAGGACTTCGCGCAGCGCACGATCCAGCACACCGGTCACTTTTTCGGTATGAATCGTCCGGAAGAGGACCTTCTTCATCTCATCGCCCTTGCCCATGGTTCTGGCCTGCTCATACATATCGAACGGCGTCGGCAATTTCCCTTGGAAGACCGGGAATCCCACCATCGTAACTTCGAGCTTGTCGCCGAATTCCTTCTTGAGAAGCGCCACGCCCTCGCCGTCGAAGCGGTGGCAATGGGGACAGTAGAAATCGGCAAATTCGATCATCTTCACTTTTCCCGGCTGATGCGTGGACTTTTCGTCCTTGAGGATTTCGAACTTCCCCTTTAACTCAGGCGCCGCCGCCGAAACTCCCGCGAAAGCGCCCAGCGCCAGAACGGCGCCCACGACCGCGAGCGCGCCACGCCATCCCCACTTGCTGCTATGCGTCATGTCCTGCTCCTTTCGAAATTGTCTACCCATGCGCTCCATTATAACGGATACCCGCGCCACCTGCCCTCTGTTATACTGGGCCTATGCGCAGACGCCACCTCTTCTTCCTTAGCGCGCTGCTCCTTGGCGCCACCGGCTGTGCGGCGAGCCACGAGTCCGCCGACAGCGCCCAGCCCCCCCAGATCGCGTTTGCACAGATCAAAGCCGCGCCCGATTCGTATAAAAACCAAACCGTCACTTGGGGTGGGGAAGTCTTGAACGCGCGGCGCCTGAAGGAGGGAACCCGCATCGAGATCCTGCAACTCCCGCTCAACTCGTCGCTCCAGCCCACGACGGAACTGAATCAGTCGCAGGGCCGTTTTGTCGCGCTGCAACGGGAATTCCTCGATCCCGCCACCATTCCAGCGGGAACGTTTGTCACGGTCACCGGAGACATCGCCGGCTCCATCACCCTGCCGCTGGACGAAACAGACTATGCCTACCCAATCGTCGAGCTCAAAACCATGAAAGTCTGGGTGCGGACAGAAGAACAACCGGTCCGCATTCGGCCATACATGGGACCGGGTCCATACTGGGGGCCCTATTGGTCTCCCTACTGGAGACCCTGGCCCTATTAGTGATGCGCCTTACCGGAACGTCGATCCGACGATCCGCTCCACCCGATCGTCCCGCCCGCCGAGCTCCCGATACTTGCGATATTGCGCCAGCGCGCGCGGCATATCTTTCCGGTGCAACTCATAGAAGACACCGAAGTTATAGTGCGCTTCGGCATACTCCGGCTTCAACGCCACGGCCGCGGCATACTCGCGCTCCGCGTCGTCCAGCTGTCCCATGCTCGTGTAGACCACGCCTAAACTTAAATGCGCCTCCGCATAGGCCGGCTGATACCGAAGCACTTCCAAAAATTCCCGCTCGGCTTCGGTAGATTTCCCCTGGCTGCGATAGATAAAGCCCAAATTGTAGTGCGCATCAACCAGCTCCGGCTTTGCCGCCACCGCCTGCTTGTAGGCGTAGGCCGCTTCCACCAGATCGTTCCGCTTTTCCGCCATCCGCCCAGTCGCATACCAGGCATCGGCATGTTTAGGATGAGCTTTCGTCAGCCGGGCCAACATCTCCGCCGCGGCCTTTGTCTCGCCGGCATGATCCTGCAGCCTCGCGAGAGAAAAGAGCCCGTCGGCATGCGACGGCTGAATCGCCAACAGCCCTTGGTACGTCTTGATTGCGGACGGCATGTCCCGCTGCGACTCATACAGTTTGGCCAGATCTAGATAGGACTCCGCATGCTTGGGATCGGCTTCAATCGCCTTTGTCAGCGCCTGCTGCGCCTCGGCTTGCTTGCCCTGCGCGGCATAGACTTCGGCGAGATCGTTGAGCGCCTCGGCGAAGGCCGGCTTCACTTTGAGCGCGCGCACAAATGCCTCCGCCGCTTCGGACGGTTTTCGGCTTTTCAACAAGACGAGTCCCTGGAGATGAAGCGCCTGGGGGGACGCAGGATTGAGATGTAGCGCCTTCTGCACCGCCTCGTCTGCCGCTTTGAGGTCGCCGCGCGCCAGCGCGGCGCGTGTCAAATCCAGCTCATGCTGAGCCACATCCTGAGAGGACGCGACGGAAACGGAATGGGAGACAGGGGAAAAGAAGCATGCGCAGCAGAAACCGAGGACGGTCGCAACCTGAATTCGGCGGCCTGCAATCAAGGCGTGCCCCCCTTCCGCGAAAAACGATTCTCATCGGACTATAAACGGGCCGCAGGAGGGAAATCAATGCGCGGGCGGGACACAGCCGAACGACGGAGAGCGGCGCCAAAACGGCGCCGCTCTCGCAACAACCATGCGCCTACTTGATCAACAACAGCCTTCCACTGGCGCCAGTGGGATTGAGATGATCCCCGTACATAAACACACTGCCGGCCGCGTACAACAGATCGCTCGTCGGGATGCCGATATATTTCGTCTCTCCCGCCTTGAGCACAATCTTCACGTTCAAAACCGTCGGCGCCGATTGATTCTCCGCTGCCGTCATCTTAAATCCTCGTTCCACGGCAGACTTGTTGGTCACCCGGACCAACACCGGCGTGCCCGGCCGGTTCTTCATGTCCAATACCGAGGTCGGCGGATACAGAATCTTCAACGCCCCGACTTCCGTCGCATAGATGTCGAGATCGACCGGCAATTCCTTGAACGCCTGGCCGACGACCGACCCGGTCTCCAAATCGCCGACTTCGACACCGCCCGATTGCAACGCCCAGGCGCCTGGACTCATGGCCGCCACAGACACCCATCCAATACAGCCGATGATAACTCTGTGCAACATACAGAACCTCCCCATAGGTTAGAGCGATAAAGACGAACCCTGTTCAGACAACAGGCAGGACGGCAACTCGGCCTCTTGCAAGACCTGCCCGCCCGGAACCTGCTCACCCACCATCGGCACAAGCCTGCGCACTCGTTTCGTATGCTTAAGAAACCGCCCGCTCGCCACCGTCGCGACTTCGCGCGAACCATCAGTCTGGAGTCGACCGTCCCCAATGGCGACGGAATAGAAGACAACGCATTCAAACGCTCGATTGAACACCTGTGCCCGCAGAACGTGTTCGACCGTCACGCCCTGGGCAAAACCCGGCAAGCTGAAGAGTAGGCCACTGCATAACAGACTGGCGGCAACCAGCACCGGCATAGGACGCCCTCCAACCAGGAGAGGACGTTATAGAAGTTCGTCAAAACCCTGTCTACCGATGGACGCTCACGATTGCCAACTAGTGCTACAGATGACAGATTCATGGACTCGGCTAGACCGTTCGCTCCCCCAGCGCCTGAACCACTTCCAACCGCGCGGCCCGCACCGCCGGGATGAGCCCGCCGACGACCCCCATGCCCACGGCGAACAGCACGCCTTGTCCGGCCATGCCTGGAGACAGCTGAAACCCGAACACCAGTTCGGTTCCTGTCTCCCAGTTCACCGTAGAGATCGTAACGGAATTCAGCAGGGCAGCGCCCACAACGCCTAGCAGGCCGCCGACAAGGCCAAGTCCGATCGATTCGAGCAGAAAGGCCTGAAGGATATTGCGGCGGGTAAACCCAAGCGTGCGGAGCGTGCCGATTTCGGTCGTGCGATGGGCAACCGACGCTGACATGGTCATCGCCGCCCCGAGAATCGCGCCAACGCTAAACACCACGGTTAAAAACAGTCCCGTCACGCGAATCATTCTCGCCAGCCCCTCAGCCTTCCCTTCGTAGTACTCCGGTTCACGCTTCACCGAGATCTTAAAACGGGGATCGCTCTCGAGCCGGGCTTTGAAGGAGGGCAACGCCTCCGGGTAGGCCAATCGGACCGTGATGGACGAAAACCCCGTGCGATGGAACGTGGCCATGAATTGCTCCGCATCGCCCCAGACCTCGGATTCAAATCCACTGCCCGCCGCCTCGAAAACGCCCACCACCGTCCACTCGCGATGGCCAAACCGCAGGGTCTCATGCAAGCGGGCCGTCGGAAACTGCTTGGCAACCTGCGCGCCAACAATCACTTCCGTCGTGCCCGGCGCCCAGGCTCGGCCTTGAGTGATCCGCACCTTCGGTCGAACGGCGAAGGCCACGGGGGAGGATCCGCGCAGCGAGAGACTGGCCAAGCTGCCCTCTGCCGGCTTGCGCAAGGTTAGCTGCAGAGCGATCTCGCTCACCGCCGCCGACTGGAGATCGGCCAACTGCACGATCTCAGGCTGAGAAGCCAGAATCTTGGCCTGGTCGCGCACAAGACGGCTTTCGATTTCCGACAGCGCGCCTTTGCTTAACAAGATGGCATTGGCCGGATCCCCAGTCTTTCCCATGGTCTGTTCCAACCCATGCGAGAGCATCAGAACCGCCACAAATACGAACACCACAAGCCCTAAGCCGGCCACGGTCAGCGACGTCGTCACGCGGCGAGCCCATAGATTGCGCAGACTGTACGCTCCCCACACCATCATACTGCCTCGCCGAGTTATCCTCGATGCCGCAATCCGTCCAGCGTCGTCATACGGATCAGACGAATCGCGGGCCACACCGCCGCACACACACCCACCGTCAGCATCATGCTCAGACAGACCCCGACCGTCTCGAATGTCATATCGTACGACGACACGGTTCCACCCCCGGCCACCATCGCGGCATACAATTGCGCCGCCGGATACAACAACCCCAATCCAAGACCGGCCCCGCTGACGGCTATCAACAGGGACTCCCCCAACACCAGCCCCACTAAATGACGCGGGCGAAAGCCCAGCGTCTTCATTACGCCGTATTCCCGAGTGCGCTCACGCACCGCCATCGCGAGCGCATTGATGAGCACCAACACCGCAATCCCATTCATGACCACGGAGAGCCAATACAAACCCTGCAACAATGCCCCCGAGCGCGCGACCCAGCCGGCGATAAAGGCCTGCTCCATCTCGGTTCTCGTCTCGGCAAACGAATTGGCAAAATTCGCGTCGATCGCTGCAGCGACAGACTGCGCGCGCGCTCCCGGCACCATGCTGGCCACATACCACCCCACCTGATCGCCCCGCTCCGGCGCCTCCTTCTTCAGCCTCTCGTTGGCATAGGCCCAATGCAGATAGAGCTCTCCGTTCCCCATGACATTTGGATTCGTACTCCGGAAGATCCCTCGCACCACCACCTCCCAGTCGCCCGGATACGCAGTGCCCTTGAGCGGAATCACATCGCCGACCTTCCAGCCGAATCGAGCGGCCAGTTTGTTCCCGATGATGCAGCCGCGCCGGTCTTGCAAAAGCGCCAGCCGCGCATCTTCATCGAGAACGATCTCTGGATACGTCTCGAAAAAGGTCGCCATATTTTCGGCAAACGACCCGAACGACTCTTTGGCATCGCGATACAGGCCGCCGAACACATTGCCGTAATGCACCAACCGGACGCCGTGAATGACGGCGATGCGCTCTTTGTACGAGACTGGCAACGTCAGCGCATCCGACATCGCATGGACCGTGATCAACCGGTCTTTGGACGCCGTTCGCACCGCGCGCTGCCATTCGTCCAGCGTGAGCCGAAGCAGTCCGAATGCCAGCACCACCATCGCCAACCCGCCGATCGTCAACGCCAGCCGCACTGGCCGCCGCACCGTATTGCGCAGCATCAAACGAAACAGCATCATGGCGGACTTTCCAAGACGCCTTTTTCAAGGTGCCGAATCATCTGCGCCCGCTCGGCCGCGCGAGGATCATGAGTCACCATGACGATGGTCTTGCCCAGCTCCCGATTCAAGCGCGCCAGCAGGGTCAAGATATCTTCCGCCGATTCACGGTCAAGATTACCCGTCGGCTCGTCCGCCAAAATCATCGTCGGGTCGCTGACGATCGCGCGAGCCACGCCCACCCGCTGCTCCTGGCCTCCGGAAAGCTGGCGGGGATAGTGATCCATCCGGTCCGCCAATCCGACCAGGCGCAACGCGGTCTTCACATGCTCGGCTCGCTCTCGGCGCGAGAGATGCGTGAGCGCGAGCGGCAACTCGACATTTTCGGCGGCGGTCAAGACCGGAATCAGATTGTAAGTCTGAAAGACATAGCCGATGTGGCGGGCCCGCCATCGCGCCAGGCCGCCTTCAGATAAGTCATCCAGCCTGGTGCCGGCCACCACGACCGATCCACTCGTCGGCCGGTCGATCCCGGCCATCAAATTGAGTAAGGTACTTTTCCCGGATCCGGACGGTCCCATGATCGCGAGGAACGTACCGGCGGGAATAATGAAGGACAGGTCCCGCAACACGGACACGTCCGTGCCCCCTCGGGAGTAGGTCTTCGTGATGTGACTGAGCGCGACGACCGGATCAACCACGTTGGAGGCCCTTACGAAGCGCGCCGTTGAATGGCCACCGCCGCGCCGGAACGAAGATCCGCCGCAGGCGCCACAATGACCTCGTCCGATTGAGACAGCGGCCCGCGCACCGGCGTCATGGCGGCCACAGACGCGCCGGCCTGCACCGCTGTTTCCACCACCCGGCCGTCGCGGACGAGCAGCACCACCGAGCGCCCCTCGCGCGTCACCACGGCGCTGGAAGGCACGCCCCACTGGTCCACAGGAGCAGGCGCGCCGGGAAGCGCGCCAAAGATCACCTTCGCACTCAGTTCAGGACGCACACGGTCGTCCAGCTCGACAAACCGCACGCGCGTCATGACTGTGCCCTTCGCCCGGTCGGCAATCGGCATCACCTGCGCCACTTCGCCGCGATAGCGATGATCCGGCACCGAATCCAATTGAATCTCAGCCGACTGGCCGGCCTGCACACCCTGAATCATCGACTCTGACACCTCGGTATCGACCATGACCGAACTCATGTCCGCAATCGCCACCACCGACCCGCGCGAGAGGGTCGAGGCCGCCATCGGCGCCACGACTTCACCGACCTCGGCAAACTTCTTGACGACCGTGCCGTCAAACGGCGCCCGGATATTGGTGTTCTCGACCTGCACCTCGGCGGATTGCCGTTCAGCCACGGCCGCACTGACAGCCGCCTCTGCAGACGTCACGGCAGCGGCCGCCCGGCGAAGCCGAGCGTTGGCCATGTCATATTCCGACTGAGTAGCAAACCCCTGTTCGAGCAGCGATTTCACCCGGTCAAAATGGAGCGTCGCTTCCTGCAACTCCGGTTTCGCCGTCGCGAGCTGCGCCCGCGCCACATCCAACTTGGCCAGCGCCTGCTGGCGCAAGGCGTCCATGTCCGTATGTTCGAGCCGGGCGATCACTTGCCCTTCCTTCACCCGATCGCCGACTTTCACATCGAGAAACTCGAGACGTCCCGTGCCTTTGGACGCAATTGACGCCTGCCGTTGCGCAACGACATAGCCGGTTGCCGCCAATCCCGCTGAGCCGCCCGCCGGCATCCGAACGACCGCAGCGACGTCCACGGTGACGCCGGATTGAATCAGTCCGGCTTTCCACGCTGCCCCGGCGGCACCGATCAACAATAGGAGCAACAACCAGCGCCGCCCGTGGCGGAACGGTCGCGGGTCATGGGCTCCAGGGCGTGGAATGCTTAGCCCGTCCAAGTCGGCATCATGGAGACTGGATCGGCGCGGCGGGATCGGAGCCGGTTCAGGTGTCATTGGAGTCGTCATGGCATCGTCCTTATGTTTCGGGCTGAAATCTACCATAGCTGCTTCCCCATACTCACGGATACTCCCACGGCTGAAGTCTTTCCTGTCATGAACATCGTCACTGGGCTATCATGCCTGCTGAGTGTGGGCTCGCTTCCGCCCGCGCCGCTTGCGCCACCACATGAGGAATCCGGTCGCATAGATCACCGGACAGGCCAGTCCGCTCACGAAGACCAACAGACGGCCGGGCATTCCGAAGGCCTGGCCGGAATGCAAGGGCCACTGCCAATCGAGAAACGTTTCTCCGGCACTGCGACGCGTATCGGGCGCGCGCACATCCACGAGGGCTCCGCTGTATTGATCGATGCTCACGATGCGTTCAGACCAAAAATTACTCAGCCCCGGCACAGCCTGCCGTCCAACCTGATAGACCCCGGTTGCATCTTCCGGCATGGAAATCGAACTCAGCCGACCCTCCGGATAACGGGCCGCCGCCAACGCCACCGCCTGCTCCGGGCTGATGGGGCTACCCCCGTCCAGCGGTTTCGACTGCGGGGCTTGGGCAGGCCCGCGAGTGGCCGGGGAAAACAGCTGCGTCACCCAGACGATCGGCTCGGCCCAATTCATATAGGCCCCTGACAGCAGCACCGCCCCAATCGCCAGACAGAGATAGAACGACAACGTCTTATGCAGATCGAACAGGAACCGGAACGGCGTCGCCGGCCGTCGAATGACGAAGGCCTGCCGCCATCGACCATTCACCGGCCACCAGACAATGAGACCTGTCATCAAGGACAACATCAGCAGCCAGGCCGAAACCGCCGCGACCGTCACCCCCGTCACACCGATGAATAATTGAAAGTGCAACGCGAACACGGCGTCCATGAAATACTCCGGCACCCACTCATCAGCTCCATAGCTACGTACCCCCGTCACACTCGCCCGATAAGGATCGATAAAAATCCGCTGCCAGGCCTTGGACGGCTGTTCGACATAGACGGCAAACACCCGTTCGCGAGCCGTCGCGCCGTACACCTGCGTCACGCGACTTCCCGGCGCTGCGGCCTGCATCGCCGCCGCCAGCATCTCGCCAAGCGGCCGATGCCCATCCTGGCCTGGCGAAGGCACCCGCACGGTCAGAAGATCGGGATTCAACCGCTCGTCGATCTCTTGCCAAAACACGAGCACACTGCCAGTCAATCCAAAAACCACTAACAGCGCGCCGACAACAAGCCCCAGATACAAATGCACTCGCACCCACAGCGCGCGCCAGATACGGGCTCGATTAATCTGCATCGCACCGGTGCCCGTCTGGCCAACAGGCACAGCAGGCGGCATCTCTGTCACCGTCTCCCGTGCCATCCGGCTAAAACTCCATCTTGAGCGAACCCATGAAGAAACGCGGCGTGCCGATATCGATTCGACTTCGGCCAAATCCTGTGCTGCTCGGGAAATACTCCTGGCCAAGCACATTATCCACATTCAATTGCGCCGTCAGTCTGGTCGGCCCGACACGCATGGCGTAACTCGTCATTAGATTGACGAGCGCATACCCCGGCATCTGGTAGTCGTTCTCCAGATTTCCTTCCCGAGCCCCGCGGGCCAGCACCCCCGCTCCCATCTTCCACCCCTTGAGGCCCGGCTCCTGGAATCGATAGGTCGCCCACACACTGCCCGCATGTTTCGGGACATTGGGAAAGCGATGCCCGACCGTGCTGTCGTTCATCTTGGTAATTTCCGAATCGGTATAGGCATAGGTCGCGATCACGTCTAATCCCGGAAGCACTTCCCCGGTCAGATCCAGTTCGATGCCCTTATTGCGCGCTTCGCCCGTTTGCACCGAGAACCCCAAGGCCGCGAGAGCCGGATCGGGATGGCCCGTGGCAATGTTCTGCTTCGTCAGCTCAAACCAGGACAGCGTCGCCATCCATCGCCCCTCGAAGAACTCGGTCTTGATCCCCGCCTCCCACTGCTGAGACGTTTCAGCTTTGAGCGGCGCCCCGGTCACACCTAGCGCCCCGATATTCGGCACTCCGAATCCCTCGACATAGTTGCCGTACAACGCCAGCGCCTTGATCGGCTGCCACAGCAAGCCCACGCGCGGCGTAATGGCGGATTGCCGGCTACTCAAGACCGTCTGCACACCGCCGAACGTATTGTCGCTGGTGATCTCCGCGTTGTCATACCGCAGACCCGCTAAGAGATGCAGGTGAAACGGCAAGGCCACCTGATCCTGCAGATACAGTCCGAACCATTTCTCCTTCAGTTTGAACGCAAAGTCATCCGCCGGATCCGCAAGGGGACTTCCACTATGACTGGGAGTAAAAATATTGATGGATGGAAATGCGAAGTTATCGACAATCATCCCGGTATTCTTGAACTGATAGTAATCTCCTCCCACCAAGAGTCGATGAGTGAGTCCAAACGTGTCGAAGTGACCTGTGAGATCGAGACTCGTCGTATACGTGCGATGCTTGTTCCCTTGAAATCCGGCGAAAAAGCGATCCAGCGTTTCGTTGTCCGCTTGCAGCGCCAGCGGCAACACCACCTGATCATCCTCCTTCGTGGATTGCACATAGGCCCGGTGCTGGATCTTCCACTGGCTGTTGAACGCATGCGACCAGTTGAATCCGGCCAACAGGCCTTCGTAGGTGGCCTTGGCAAAGGATTCGCCCAGGTTGCGTTCGATTGGCAGACTGGCCGGACGGGAGCCAAGGGCCACCGTCCCATACTCCGGCCGCACCGTGCCTTTGCTGTACTCTCCGTCGAAGGTGATCTGCGTGCGCTCGCTCACGGTCCATTGCACCACCGGCGCGATGAACAGCTTCTTGTCATCGACAAACTCTCGAAACGAGCCCTTGTTCTCAGAGGATAGATTGAAGCGATACCGCAGCGACCCCGATTCGTTCAGCTTGCTGGTCGCGTCCAACGCCGTGCGGTAGAAATCGTAGGATCCGACCTGCTGCTGAATGGAATAGTACGATTCTTCCAGCGGCTTCTTCGTGACGAGATTGATCATGCCGCCGGGTTGGATCCGGCCATAGAGGATGGAGGCCGGGCCCTTCAATACCTCGATTCGTTCAAGATTCGCCATTTCTCTGCGGCCCGTTTGCGTCAAGGCCGACTGGAATCTGGTCCCTTCTCGATAGTAATCGAATGTGTCGAATCCTCGAATCGTGAACGACTCCACGAGACCGAACGACTGATTGGCAAACACCCCGCTCACATTGTTCAGCGCATGATCCAGCCGCGTCGTCTGTTGATCTTTCAAGACCTGCTGCGGGACCACCTGAACCGAAAACGGCGTCTCCATAATCGGCGTGTCCGTCTTGGTCGCCGTCGTCGCCTGGGCCACCTTGTACGACTCGCGCTGCGCCGTGACCTGCACCGGTTTCATTTCAAGCGTCGGGATATCTCCCTCGGTTGGAATCGGTGCCTCCGCCGGCGATAGAGGCAGTGGCACGGGAGGCACGACCGGGGCCTCAGTAGGCGCTGGCTCGGCGGGCTTAGGCGCTTCGACTGTTTCAGTCGATGGAGGCGGCGGCGCTTCACTGTTTTGCGGCGGCACCGGCTTGATCGGTCCGATGCAGGCCGTCACCACCGTGAGACACAGACACCCGGCAAGCATGCGCCCGATTGCCGCCAGGCTGGCGACTCGCTCTTTCGTCATGCGGGTTGAAACACATCGAGATACAGAGAATGATGAGATCGACATACCTTCCTCTTCTGCGCACACCGGCCTCTAGGCGTACACGACCACGTCTGGGAGCCGGGGCGCAGCCACGTTCGATGCCGCTCATGCGTGGCAAAGGAGTACCCAGCCTGTATCCAGACCGGTCCCTTCCGGTCTCTCAGACCAGAGCGACTCGCCACATCAGCAGCGTCAGACGCAGCGCGCGTCCAGCTCGTGCATGTTGAATGATGATCAAAAACGGCAATCAGGAGATGCTGACAGGAGGGCCGCGGCTGTGGGCCGCAAGAGGGAAACGCGCTCGATACGACACGAGTAGCAGCACAAGTGGCACAAACACCGACACGATGATCGGAAGCCGCGGAATATCCGGCAACACGAACGCCGCCTCATCTCCAGTAACGAAACAGGCCCAGTCCGTAAGGGGCGTCGCCGAGACCCGGCCATGGCGACAGGAGTTATGG
Proteins encoded in this region:
- a CDS encoding Copper-transporting P-type ATPase (MaGe:77309371), which produces MAIDPICGMTVDPNKAAGRFEYREQTYYFCATSCLDRFSADPEKALQKVQAPLLTMPISSTARKPLPMMMPAVPAAGGALDPVCGMTVQPETAAGSHVHERKTYYFCATSCLTKFKNDPAYYVLPPDQRPAREVAVPAGAAVEYICPMDPEILETKPGACRICGMALEPKIVTMEEGPNPELDDMSRRFWWSLGPAVAVMILAMSDMIPRQPLHQWLGGARLNWVQWLLATPVVLWGGFPFFQRGWASIVNRAPNMFTLIAIGTGAAYGFSTVGTVIPEWLPASFHQHGGGVAVYFEAAAMITVLVLLGQILELRARSQTSSSIKGLLRLAPKTARVVRDGREVDIPLDQVQIGDRLRVRPGERIPVDGRVVDGGSAVDESMMTGESIPVEKTVGSMVTGGTMNGTGSLVMQAQKVGRDTLLARIVQMVSDAQRSRAPIQRVADAAAGYFVPLVVGAAVLTAVAWIWLGPEPKLAYALVNAVAVLIIACPCALGLATPMSIMVGTGRGATAGVLVKNAEALEVLGRVDTIVFDKTGTLTEGRPVLASVRFVPPYSDRDVLRCAASLEQGSEHPLAEAIVSGARARGIALASVKEFLAVTGKGVTGIVDGQSVAIGTAAFLSDRGGVVGRTLEVLEEEAAAFRERGQTVMFVAINGKAAGLLGAADPIKASSADAIQRLKADGLRLVMVTGDHERTAQAVAKQLGIDEVRAGVLPEQKGHIVRELKAGGRVVAMAGDGVNDAPALALADVGIAMGTGADIAIEHAGMTLLNGDVQALVRARRLSVATMRNIRQNLFFAFAYNLLGVPIAAGVLYPFTGLLLSPMIASAAMTLSSVSVISNALRLRHIEL
- a CDS encoding Disulfide bond formation protein DsbA (MaGe:77309372); protein product: MTHSSKWGWRGALAVVGAVLALGAFAGVSAAAPELKGKFEILKDEKSTHQPGKVKMIEFADFYCPHCHRFDGEGVALLKKEFGDKLEVTMVGFPVFQGKLPTPFDMYEQARTMGKGDEMKKVLFRTIHTEKVTGVLDRALREVLIKEVGLDPKAFEEGMASGKPAKALEESKKWGERIKVQQTPTVLIDGNIKVEQIDPDNLKLVIHSILDADKKK
- a CDS encoding Starvation lipoprotein Slp -like (MaGe:77309373) — protein: MRRRHLFFLSALLLGATGCAASHESADSAQPPQIAFAQIKAAPDSYKNQTVTWGGEVLNARRLKEGTRIEILQLPLNSSLQPTTELNQSQGRFVALQREFLDPATIPAGTFVTVTGDIAGSITLPLDETDYAYPIVELKTMKVWVRTEEQPVRIRPYMGPGPYWGPYWSPYWRPWPY
- a CDS encoding TPRREGION domain-containing protein (MaGe:77309374), translated to MIAGRRIQVATVLGFCCACFFSPVSHSVSVASSQDVAQHELDLTRAALARGDLKAADEAVQKALHLNPASPQALHLQGLVLLKSRKPSEAAEAFVRALKVKPAFAEALNDLAEVYAAQGKQAEAQQALTKAIEADPKHAESYLDLAKLYESQRDMPSAIKTYQGLLAIQPSHADGLFSLARLQDHAGETKAAAEMLARLTKAHPKHADAWYATGRMAEKRNDLVEAAYAYKQAVAAKPELVDAHYNLGFIYRSQGKSTEAEREFLEVLRYQPAYAEAHLSLGVVYTSMGQLDDAEREYAAAVALKPEYAEAHYNFGVFYELHRKDMPRALAQYRKYRELGGRDDRVERIVGSTFR
- a CDS encoding conserved exported protein of unknown function (Evidence 4 : Unknown function but conserved in other organisms; MaGe:77309375), which codes for MLHRVIIGCIGWVSVAAMSPGAWALQSGGVEVGDLETGSVVGQAFKELPVDLDIYATEVGALKILYPPTSVLDMKNRPGTPVLVRVTNKSAVERGFKMTAAENQSAPTVLNVKIVLKAGETKYIGIPTSDLLYAAGSVFMYGDHLNPTGASGRLLLIK